Genomic segment of Phycisphaerae bacterium:
ACACGCGAGTGAAGATGCTCGATGACGACCGAATCGCCTTCGCCCGCCGCACGCTCAATGACGGCCGAGTGCTCTGCTTCGCATTCGAAATCGCCGGACGCTCGCGAGAGGATTGCACCATCGTTTTTTCCGGCCGGTACGGTGTGCAGCGGATCGATCTGGACAGCGGCCAGTTCCACGAAGTTCATCATCAAACGACCGACGGCGAAACGCACCTGGTCGCATCGTTCGACGCCTTCGGCTCGGCCATGTTCGTCCTGACCCCGGTGAGCGGGGCCTCGTCGCATCGGCCGGCCAAGCCGGCGCCGGCGAGACGGATCGCGCTGCCGGACCGGTGGCAGCTCGCCCTCGAGCAGGAGAACGTGCTGAAGATATGCCATCCGACGGTCATGCCGCTGCCCGACGGTCGCCATTTCGACGTGCACATCCGGGTGCACTGCGACGGCCGGATCGAACGAACACGGCTGCTGCTGGAAGGCGACTGCTATCCTCGCGTTCGCGTCAATACGGTGGACCTGGCCGATCGGATCGCCCCGTGCCGCGTGTTCGACAGCGACCAGTTCGCCGTGGACATCACCAGTCAACTGAGGCCGGGTGAAAACCGCCTGTGGCTACAATGGCGGCCGACGGCTGAGGATCGCGTGATCCCGGGCCTGACCGCCCATGCGGGCGTCTGCGCCATCCTGCCGCACGTCTACCTGGTCGGCCGGTTCATGGTCGACGACAAAGACCACCTGACGCCCATGGCGCAAGAGACCCCCGTCCGCCTGGGCTCGTGGCGAACCCAGGGACTGCCGTACTTCGCCGGGACCGCGACGTATTGCACCACCGTCGATCTGTCGGCGGATGACCTGGCCGGGCGGATGGCGTTGGTCGCCGACGTGGCCGGCCAATGCGCCGAAGTTCTCGTCAACGGGACGCCCTGCGGCGTTCGCGTCTGGCCTCCCTATCGGTTCGACGTCGGCCGCGCCCTGGTCGCCGGCGTCAACCGCATCGAAATCCGCGTCACCAACACGGCCTTCAATCTGCTCACGCCGTTGCCGGGCGAGACGGACTTGGCCAACCCGCACGCGGGACTGGCGTTCATGCACCGCAGCGGTCCGGACTCCGGGTTGTTTGCCGCGCATCTCGAACGCTATTGAGTTTCGACGAGACGGCTCACTCTTGGAAGGCGGACAACGCGTTGCGGCCCGTCGTAGACTTGACGCCGGGCCGCACGTGGGCGATACTATGCCGACTTTCGCAAGGAGTTGAAGCGATGTCCACGATGCTTGCCGCTGTGCTGCACGGGCCAGATGACCTGCGACTGGAACAGGTCCCCGTACCGAAGCCCCAAAACGTGGGCGAGGTGGTCGTCCGCGTCAACGCGTGCGGATTCTGCGCGACCGACTACAAAGCCATCCGCGGCGCCCGCACCAACGTCACGTTTCCCTGCATCGTCGGCCACGAACCCAGCGGCGTCGTGGCCGAGGTCGGACCGGGCGTGACGCAATTTGCGCCGGGCGATGAGGTGATCGTTCAGCCGTCGGGCTTCTGCGGCCTGTGCGAAAACTGCCGAACCGGCCGGACGCACTACTGCGAGCACGCGTTCACCACCGGCGGCGACGGCCCGCCCGACGTCTGGCCCGGTGCGTTCGCTGAATACTTCAAGGTCCGCGAGTCCATGCTGTTCGCCAAACCCGCCAGCGTCTCGTTCGACGCCGCGGCGGTCACCGAACCCCTTTCCGGAGCATGGAAGGGTGTGATCCAATACAGCCGGATGCAGGTGGGCGACGACGTGGTGGTGATCGGGGTCGGCGGCATCGGCCTGCTCTGCATGATGGTGGCGGCGGCGGCCGGAGCGGGACGGCTGCTGGCCGTCGATACCAGCGAATACGCCCTCGAAAACGCCCGCCGGCTGGGCGCGACGCACACCGTCAATCCTCGAGCCGGCGACGTAAAAAAACAGATCTACGACATCCTGCCCGACGGGCCCGACCTGGTGGTCGAGGCGGCCGGTCCCATCGAGGCGGTCAAGCTGATGGTCTCGCTGCTTCGCCGCGGGACCAAATGGAACGTGTTCGGCATCACCACGCACGAGAAGTTCGAACTGGACGGCGGCCTGGCCCATTTCCTGGAGGCGCGAATGGACGCCAGTTTCGGCACCACGCCGCTCGCCATG
This window contains:
- a CDS encoding alcohol dehydrogenase catalytic domain-containing protein — translated: MSTMLAAVLHGPDDLRLEQVPVPKPQNVGEVVVRVNACGFCATDYKAIRGARTNVTFPCIVGHEPSGVVAEVGPGVTQFAPGDEVIVQPSGFCGLCENCRTGRTHYCEHAFTTGGDGPPDVWPGAFAEYFKVRESMLFAKPASVSFDAAAVTEPLSGAWKGVIQYSRMQVGDDVVVIGVGGIGLLCMMVAAAAGAGRLLAVDTSEYALENARRLGATHTVNPRAGDVKKQIYDILPDGPDLVVEAAGPIEAVKLMVSLLRRGTKWNVFGITTHEKFELDGGLAHFLEARMDASFGTTPLAMSRAIRLMRSGLVDVERIISHRFTLSEIDRAVEAMGSPERNKVIVNP